A portion of the Suricata suricatta isolate VVHF042 chromosome 11, meerkat_22Aug2017_6uvM2_HiC, whole genome shotgun sequence genome contains these proteins:
- the LOC115306918 gene encoding olfactory receptor 8J2-like → MAPGNLTWVTEFVVTGVSDRPELQIPLFFVFLLIYGLMLAGNLGLITLTSVDSQLQTPMYFFLRHLAIINLGDSTVIAPKMLANFLVSKKTISYYECAAQLGGFLVFIVAEIFMLAAMAYDRYMAICNPLLYMVVVSPQICLLLVFLTYLYSLTTALTVTSCVFSMSYCSSNVINHFYCDNVPLLALSCSDTYMPETVVFTSAAINLFFSMVIVLISYFNIVLAILRIRSSEGRRKAFSTCASHMMAVTVFYGTLLFMYLQPKTNHSLDTDKMASVFYTLVIPMLNPLIYSLRNKDVKNALKRFSNKPCQSFKFM, encoded by the exons ATGGCTCCAGGGAATCTCACTTGGGTGACTGAGTTCGTGGTCACAGGAGTCTCAGACCGCCCAGAGCTCCAGATTCcactcttctttgttttcctgctgATCTATGGGCTGATGCTGGCCGGGAACCTGGGCCTCATCACCCTCACCAGTGTGGACTCTCAGCTTCaaacccccatgtacttcttcctcag gcACTTGGCTATCATCAATCTTGGAGATTCTACTGTCATTGCCCCTAAAATGCTGGCTAACTTCTTGGTTTCAAAGAAGACCATATCCTACTATGAATGTGCAGCCCAACTGGGTGGGTTCCTAGTCTTCATTGTGGCTGAGATTTTCATGCTGGCTgcaatggcctatgaccgctacaTGGCTATTTGCAACCCCCTGCTCTACATGGTGGTGGTGTCTCCACAGATCTGCCTTCTGCTGGTGTTCCTCACATACCTCTACAGTCTGACCACAGCGCTGACTGTCACCTCCTGTGTGTTCTCTATGTCATATTGCTCTTCGAATGTAATCAACCATTTTTACTGTGATAATGTCCCCTTGTTGGCATTGTCCTGTTCTGATACCTACATGCCAGAAACAGTAGTGTTTACCTCTGCAGCgatcaatttgtttttctctatggtTATTGTTCTAATATCCTATTTTAACATTGTCCTTGCCATTTTGAGGATACGTTCCTCAGAGGGTCGACGAAAAGCCTTTTCCACCTGTGCCTCTCACATGATGGCTGTCACTGTGTTCTATGGGACCCTTCTCTTCATGTATTTGCAACCAAAGACCAACCACTCATTGGATACCGATAAAATGGCCTCTGTCTTCTATACCCTGGTGATACCAATGCTGAATCCCCTCATTTACAGCCTAAGAAATAAGGATGTGAAGAACGCATTGAAGAGATTCTCAAATAAACCATGCCAGTCCTTCAAATTCATGTAA
- the LOC115272418 gene encoding olfactory receptor 8K3-like: MAFPNRHNLTQLKEFILMGITELPELQALLFGLFLTVYLVSVVGNLGMIILTKIDSRLQTPMYFFLRHLAFTDLGYSTAVGPIMFINFAVDQHTIPFSWCATQLTFFNIFIITEIFIMSAMAYDCYVAICNPLLYTAVMSQVLCQALVAIPYLYSVSLSLLTVMKIFLSSFGDCNVIRHFYCDSLPLIALLCSGAHEIKLIILIFSAFNLMSSLLTVLVSYILIFAAILRMNSAKGRHKAFSTCGSHLTVIAIFYGTLFFMYMQPKSTHSFDTDIMASLFYTLVIPMLNPMIYSLRNKEVKNALHRTWRMCAIISIPQRYCGFGSSPAQ, translated from the coding sequence ATGGCCTTCCCAAACAGACACAATTTAACACAGTTGAAAGAATTCATTCTAATGGGAATCACAGAACTCCCTGAGCTGCAGGCTCTATTATTTGGACTTTTCCTCACTGTTTACCTGGTCTCAGTGGTGGGCAACTTGGGCATGATCATCCTCACCAAGATAGACTCTAGGCTACaaacacccatgtacttcttcctcagacACCTGGCTTTCACTGATCTTGGTTATTCAACAGCTGTGGGACCCATAATGTTCATAAATTTTGCTGTAGATCAACATACAATCCCTTTTAGTTGGTGTGCCACCCAACTcacttttttcaacatttttatcattactgaaatttttattatgtcaGCAATGGCCTATGActgctatgtggccatctgtaatCCTTTGCTCTACACAGCTGTTATGTCACAAGTATTATGTCAGGCACTGGTGGCAATACCTTATCTCTATAGTGTCTCTTTGTCTTTGCTGACCGTCATGAAAATTTTCCTATCATCATTTGGTGACTGTAATGTCATCAGGCATTTCTACTGTGACAGTCTACCATTGATAGCCTTGCTCTGCTCAGGCGCCCATGAGATCAAATTGATAATTCtgatattttctgcttttaatttgatGTCATCTCTGCTGACAGTCCTTGTGTCCTACATTTTAATCTTTGCTGCCATCCTCAGGATGAACTCTGCCAAAGGCAGGCACAAGGCTTTCTCCACCTGTGGATCTCATCTGACCGTGATTGCCATATTCTATGGGACTCTATTCTTTATGTATATGCAGCCCAAATCTACTCATTCCTTTGATACTGACATTATGGCCTCTTTATTTTACACGTTGGTTATACCCATGCTGAATCCCATGATCTACAGCTtgagaaacaaagaagtaaaaaacgCCCTACACAGAACTTGGAGAATGTGTGCAATTATaagcatacctcagagatactgTGGGTTTGGTTCCAGTCCAGCACAATGA
- the LOC115306710 gene encoding olfactory receptor 8K3-like, translating to MKKPNQTVLTEFILMGITDWPELQGPFFGLFLIIYVISVVGNLGMIILTMVDSRLQTPMYFFLRHLAFIDLGYSTAVGPKMLVNFITNQNSIPYNWCATQLAFFILFIISELFILSAMAYDRYVAICHPLLYTVVMSQKVCWVLVAVPYVYSAFLSLIITIKIFMSSFCDHNVIRHFYCDSLPLLTLLCSSTWDIELIILIFSAFNLGSSLLIVLVSYILILRAILRMNSAEGRHKAFSTCGSHLTVVIVLYATLFFMYVQPKSSHSFDTDKIASLFYTLIISMLNPMIYSLRNKEVKGALRRIWKNLHRLSM from the coding sequence ATgaaaaaaccaaatcaaacagTGCTAACAGAATTCATCCTAATGGGAATCACAGACTGGCCTGAGCTGCAGGGTCCCTTCTTTGGGCTCTTCCTCATCATCTATGTGATCTCAGTGGTGGGCAACCTGGGCATGATCATCCTCACCATGgtggactccaggctccaaacacccatgtacttcttcctcagacATCTGGCTTTCATTGATCTTGGTTATTCAACAGCTGTGGGACCCAAAATGCTAGTCAATTTTATCACTAATCAAAACTCAATCCCCTATAACTGGTGTGCTACACAGCTAGCTTTCTTCATCTTGTTCATCATCAGCGAGCTTTTCATTCTGTCAgcaatggcctatgaccgctatgtggccatctgtcatCCTCTGCTCTATACTGTTGTTATGTCACAAAAGGTGTGCTGGGTGCTGGTAGCTGTCCCCTATGTCTACAGtgcctttctttctctaataatcaCCATAAAGATTTTTATGTCATCCTTCTGTGACCATAATGTCATTAGACATTTTTACTGTGACAGTCTTCCCTTGTTAACTTTGCTGTGCTCAAGCACATGGGACATTGAGTTGATAATACTGATCTTTTCAGCATTTAATTTGGGGTCCTCTCTTCTGATAGTGCTTGTCTCCTACATCCTGATCCTTAGGGCCATTCTCAGGATGAACTCTGCAGAGGGCAGGCAcaaggccttctccacctgtggaTCCCACCTGACAGTGGTCATTGTATTATATGCGACTCTTTTCTTTATGTATGTGCAGCCCAAATCCAGTCATTCCTTTGATACTGATAAAATTGCCTCTCTATTTTACACGTTAATAATATCTATGCTGAATCCCATGATCTACAGTTTAAGGAACAAAGAGGTGAAAGGTGCCCTGCGTAGGATATGGAAAAATCTGCACAGACTGTCTATGTAG